GCTTTGACCAGCGGCGTCTAGGATGGCGTCACGGTCGATCGGTTTCACCGTCGCCATGTCGAGGAAGCCGACGCTTGCGCCTGCGGCCCGCAGCGCGCGGGTCGCTTCGAGGGCGGGGTGAACCGTGGAGCCTGTGGCAATGATCATGAGGTCCGTTCCCGAATAGTGCGAAATCGCCTTGCCGATGGTGAACGGCTGGCGCTGCGCATAGACCTCGGGATCGCGTCCTCGCTGGATACGGATATAGATCGGATGAGGATAGTCGTTCGCAGCCTTGATCACTTCCTTCAGCTGATTGCCATCGGCCGGCGCGATGACCGTGAGGTTGGCGATCGAGCGCATGATGGCGAGGTCTTCAGTCGCATGATGCGAGGTGCCGTAAAAGCCGAGCGAAATGCCGGCGTGGTGGCCGATCAGCCGAACCGGCAGTTTGGAATAGGCGACGTCCATGCGGATCTGCTCGCAGCAGAGCAGTGCGAGGAAAGATGCGAAGGTTGCGACATAAGGTTTCATGCCGACAGCGGCCATGCCTGCTGCGGCCGACACCATGTTCTGCTCCGAGATCCCGAACTGGACGAAGCGATCGGGATGGAGCGCGTGGAACTTCGCAAGGCCGTTCGAATATTGCAGGTCGGCGGTGCCCGCGACGATCGGCTCGCCCGCAGCGACGAGTTCGATAAGAGCGTCCGAGAGTGCATCGAGGCCGGGTGTCACGGCATTGAGCTGGCGGTATTGCCAGGACTTGTCGGAAAGCGGCTTGTTCATCTCAGATCTCCATCGCTTCGATTTCGGCAATTGCGCGCGCAGCATCCGAAGGGTCGAGATAGCCGAGGTGCCAGCCTGGTTCGGTTTCCATGTAGGAGACGCCCTTGCCCTTGACCGTCTCCGCAATAATCATCACAGGGCGTGTCCGCTCGCGATCGGCCTTGAGCGTGCGAAGCAAGGTTGCGACTGCCGCCACATCGTGGCCGTCAACGACATGGGTTTCCCAGCCGAAGGCCTGCCATTTCTCGACAATCGGCTCGACGCCGATGATGTCGTCGACCGATCCGTCAAGCTGGTAACCGTTGCGATCGATGATGCCGATCAGTTTTCCAAGCCCGTTGTGCGCGCCGAAGAGGGCAGCCTCCCAGACCTGACCTTCCTGTAACTCCCCATCGCCGATCATCACGTAGGTGTAGAAGTCCTTGCCCAGCATCCGGCCGGCAAGCGCCATGCCGCAACCAGCCGAAAGGGCGTGGCCGATCGAGCCCGAGCTGAAATCAATGCCGGGCACCTTCGTCATATCAGGATGATCGCCCAGCGGATTGCCGAGGCGGGTATAGCCGTCGAGCACGTCACGATCGATGAAGTCGAGGTCGGCGAGAAGCGGAAAGAGCCCG
This is a stretch of genomic DNA from Ensifer adhaerens. It encodes these proteins:
- a CDS encoding transketolase translates to MAFLKDRAKFCRLETIRLIEIAKVGHYTSVFSAAELFSALYYDAMDLRRGEPKWEDRDRFMMGKGHAAVGLFPLLADLDFIDRDVLDGYTRLGNPLGDHPDMTKVPGIDFSSGSIGHALSAGCGMALAGRMLGKDFYTYVMIGDGELQEGQVWEAALFGAHNGLGKLIGIIDRNGYQLDGSVDDIIGVEPIVEKWQAFGWETHVVDGHDVAAVATLLRTLKADRERTRPVMIIAETVKGKGVSYMETEPGWHLGYLDPSDAARAIAEIEAMEI
- a CDS encoding transketolase family protein, yielding MNKPLSDKSWQYRQLNAVTPGLDALSDALIELVAAGEPIVAGTADLQYSNGLAKFHALHPDRFVQFGISEQNMVSAAAGMAAVGMKPYVATFASFLALLCCEQIRMDVAYSKLPVRLIGHHAGISLGFYGTSHHATEDLAIMRSIANLTVIAPADGNQLKEVIKAANDYPHPIYIRIQRGRDPEVYAQRQPFTIGKAISHYSGTDLMIIATGSTVHPALEATRALRAAGASVGFLDMATVKPIDRDAILDAAGQSPRILTVEEHNVLGGLGGAVAEVLASEGLPVKLTRHGIYDEYSLIAPPTHLYAHYELDAKGIEARATRLLEGRA